The stretch of DNA GAAGGCGACAAGCTGGAAAAGGTGAAGCGCGTCATGGAACGCGGTAACGGTTCCATGAACCCCGACATCGTAGGCCGCGACGCTGGCTACATTGCCAAGCTCGCCGGAATCGAAGTGCCCGCCGGCACCCGCCTGCTGGTTTCCGATGAAAAGGGTGTAGGCCCCAAGTATCCCTTCTCCAAGGAAAAGCTCACCGCTCTGCTGGGCTTCTACGTGGTTGAAGATTGGAAGGAAGCCTGCGAGCTGTGCCACGCCCTGCTGAAGAACGGCGGCATCGGCCACTCCCTGTCCATCCATTCCATGAACGAAGAAGTCATCCGCGAGTTCGGTCTGAAGAAGCCCGTTTCCCGCCTGCTGGTAAACACCCCCTCCACCCATGGTGCCGTGGGCATTACCACCAACCTGTTCCCCTCGTTCACCCTTGGTTGCGGCACGGTGGGCGGCAGCGCCACCTCCGATAACGTGACCCCCATGAACCTGCTCAACGTCCGCCGCGTTGCCTACGATCTGGGTACCGTATGCTGCGCTCCGCAGGCTGAACAGAAGGCAGAGGCACACAATCTCGATATCAACGCCATTACCGCGATGATTATCGAGCAGCTCAAGCAAATGGCCTGATCCGTTACGGAAACGGCTTTTAATATAGACGCAAAACACACTGTACAAGGAGATAGACATGTCATCTTCCAACGCACTCGGCATGATTGAGACCAAGGGTCTCGTAGGCGCCATCGAAGCAGCAGACGCAATGGTCAAGGCTGCCAACGTAACCCTGATCGGCCGCACCCAGGTTGGCGGCGGTCTGGTAACCGTTATGGTTCGCGGCGACGTGGGCGCAGTCAAGGCTGCCACCGACGCAGGCGCAGCCGCAGCCAAGCATGTTGGCGAACTGGTCAGCGTGCACGTTATTCCCCGTCCTCACGGCGAAGTGGAAACCATTCTGCCCAAGGTCGGCTAATCCTGTCGGTTTGGTCCGGTTCCGACGGAATCCGGATTCCGGCGGAACGGGAGCCGGTCAGGCGACCAGATCCTGACCCTGTGCAGCGATGCCATGCACCGCACGCAGGAGGCAGGAGCCACGAAAACGGCGTTTTCGCAGCACGAGGAGGGGGACGCACCCCGTCCCCCTCCGCTGCCCGCTCCCGAAAGGGGCGGACGGCATGACGATAACAGCCCCGCGGGCAACTGAAACGCAGGGCGATACCATGAACGGGCGCGTCGATAACGGCAGCACGCCCGTGAAATACCAAGCCGGTACTTCTCAAGCGGAGCGATCATGGACGAGAGAGCCATTAAAGATATTTTGGAAGGGGTACTCAAGAACGTGCTGAGCCAGATGGGTGGCCAGGCGGCGGGCCAGCCCGGATGCCAGCCCGCATACCAGCCTCACGCAGCCCCCTGCTGCGAGGGCGGCGATACCCCCATTCCGGTTGAACTTTCCGCGCGCCATGTGCACCTGAGCGAAAAGGATGCCATTGCACTGTTCGGTGCGCCTCTCACCCACGCACGCGATCTTTCCCAGCCCGGCCAGTTCCTCGCAAAGGAACGTGTGCGCCTTATCGGACCCAAGGGCGTCATGGACAACGTGGCGGTTCTCGGTCCCTCGCGCGGCAGCTCGCAGGTGGAAATTTCCAAGACCGATGCCCGTATCCTCGGCATTGACGCCCCCGTGCGCCAGTCCGGCGATACCAAATCTACCCCCGGCATCATCCTTGCCTCCCAGACCGGCATTGTGGGCCTTGAGGAAGGCGTGATCATCGCTTCCCGCCACATCCACATGCCCCCCGCAGACGCGAAGAAACTCTGCGTAGCCGACGGCGATCTGGTGAGCGTGCGCATTGACGGCGACCGTCCTCTGGTACTCGAAGATGTTCTGATCCGCGTGAACGAACAGTTCAAGCTGGCCATGCACATCGACCCCGACGAAGGCAACAGCGCCGGTTGGAACTCCAAGGTAAACGGCAGAATAATCAGCAGGAAGAATGGTGCGGTACATGGACTTTGCAGCCATTGATAGCCAGATCAGCGCCCTTGAGCAGTGCATCGCCAATACCGTTCCGGTAAGCGCCGATGAAAAGCTGCACGTGGGTGTTGACCTTGGCACGGCCTACATCGTGGTCGTGGTGCTGAACGGCGCCAAGGAACCCGTGGCCTGTGCCATGGAGTTCGCGCAGGTCATCAAGGACGGCCTTGTGGTGGACTACATCGGTGCTACCCGCATTGTTCGCAAGCTGGTGAACGAAATTGAAGAGCGGCTGGGTCGGCAACTGACCCACGCCGCCATCGCCGTGCCTCCCGGTACCGGTGAAAAGGACTGCGGCACCCACCGCCATGTGGTGGAAGGTGCAGGGCTGGAGGTCACCACCATTCTGGACGAACCCACCGCAGCCAATGCCGTGCTCGGCGTGGACAACGGCGTGATCGTGGATATCGGCGGCGGCACCACGGGCCTTTCCGTTCTCGAAGACGGCAAGGTGACCTATGTGGCCGACGAGCCCACCGGTGGTACCCATGTGAGCCTTGTGCTTGCAGGCAACATGGGCATTCCCTTCGAAGAGGCTGAAAAGCTGAAGAAGGAAGCCGACCGCCAGACCGACGTGCTGGTTGTGGTGCGTCCCGTCATTCAGAAGATGGCCTCCATCATCAACAGGCACATTCAGGGGCGCGACATTGCGGGCATCTACCTTGTGGGCGGCACTTGCTGCCTGAAGAACATGGAAGCCGTCATTGCTAAGGATACCGGCAAGCCGGTGTACAAGCCTGCCAACCCGTTCCTTGTCACCCCACTGGGCATTGCCCTGAACTGTTACGCGCAGAGCCCCGCATAGCGGGCTGCGCAGGAGATAGTCATGGATGTGAACGAACTTGTCAGCACCATAGCGCGCGAAGTGCTCAAGCAGCTGAACGGCAGACCGGAAAAGCCCTGCGTCATGATTCTCGGCGCACGCGATGCCAAGGTTGCCGCCAAGGTGCAGGCGCATCTCGATGAAGAGGCGGATTTTGTCTACTTCAT from Desulfovibrio subterraneus encodes:
- the eutM gene encoding ethanolamine utilization microcompartment protein EutM → MSSSNALGMIETKGLVGAIEAADAMVKAANVTLIGRTQVGGGLVTVMVRGDVGAVKAATDAGAAAAKHVGELVSVHVIPRPHGEVETILPKVG
- a CDS encoding phosphate propanoyltransferase, with amino-acid sequence MDERAIKDILEGVLKNVLSQMGGQAAGQPGCQPAYQPHAAPCCEGGDTPIPVELSARHVHLSEKDAIALFGAPLTHARDLSQPGQFLAKERVRLIGPKGVMDNVAVLGPSRGSSQVEISKTDARILGIDAPVRQSGDTKSTPGIILASQTGIVGLEEGVIIASRHIHMPPADAKKLCVADGDLVSVRIDGDRPLVLEDVLIRVNEQFKLAMHIDPDEGNSAGWNSKVNGRIISRKNGAVHGLCSH
- the eutJ gene encoding ethanolamine utilization protein EutJ; its protein translation is MVRYMDFAAIDSQISALEQCIANTVPVSADEKLHVGVDLGTAYIVVVVLNGAKEPVACAMEFAQVIKDGLVVDYIGATRIVRKLVNEIEERLGRQLTHAAIAVPPGTGEKDCGTHRHVVEGAGLEVTTILDEPTAANAVLGVDNGVIVDIGGGTTGLSVLEDGKVTYVADEPTGGTHVSLVLAGNMGIPFEEAEKLKKEADRQTDVLVVVRPVIQKMASIINRHIQGRDIAGIYLVGGTCCLKNMEAVIAKDTGKPVYKPANPFLVTPLGIALNCYAQSPA